In a genomic window of Heterodontus francisci isolate sHetFra1 chromosome 21, sHetFra1.hap1, whole genome shotgun sequence:
- the LOC137381203 gene encoding LOW QUALITY PROTEIN: coiled-coil domain-containing protein 22-like (The sequence of the model RefSeq protein was modified relative to this genomic sequence to represent the inferred CDS: deleted 1 base in 1 codon), with product MEEVDRILIRALAQTGCDISDDVDSIKQFSTELLVEAVVRCLRLIDPPLGNGISHLLPPGMSARFRIGMSLAQACQDLGYEGEIGYQTFLYSSEPESRNLLMFLVENLPRDSVDSVHQPAGKSVVLQRSISSRIKELLCIPWVPASLRPPSLLWIQRSRLMQRFHTQPLSLPDNYSNAKTIPKEVKEYYDRDLLPVTAQSCQHSFVATSLLERALAEQSAVQEWETEWNSQGLVSHLSPEQYRARKGQRLQKRLREHFLQYGPHGAGAQSSLPPAADFPQVLQCASTGKAATVAKGSRFTRTDKFTFTKEAEHMVHQMAAVGNALSSSRDSEEVRSQ from the exons ATGGAGGAGGTGGATCGAATCCTCATCCGGGCCTTGGCGCAGACTGgctg TGACATCTCGGACGATGTGGACAGCATCAAGCAGTTCTCCACGGAGCTGTTAGTCGAGGCGGTCGTGCGGTGCCTGCGCCTCATCGAT CCCCCCCTCGGGAACGGCATCAGTCACTTGCTGCCGCCCGGGATGTCTGCCAGGTTCCGGATTGGCATGAGCCTCGCCCAAGCCTGCCAG GATTTGGGATACGAGGGAGAGATCGGGTACCAGACGTTCCTGTACAGCAGTGAACCCGAGAGCCGAAATCTGCTCATGTTCCTGGTCGAGAATCTCCCTCGAGACAGCGTCGATTCAGTGCATCAACCAG CGGGGAAATCCGTGGTGCTGCAGAGATCCATTTCTTCCAGGATAAAGGAGCTACTCTGCATCCCGTGGGTTCCAGCCTCACTCAGGCCTCCATCCCTCCTCTGGATTCAG AGATCTCGTCTGATGCAGAGGTTCCACACCCAGCCTCTTAGTTTACCTGACAACTATTCCAATGCAAAGACAATTCCGAAAG AAGTGAAGGAGTATTACGATCGGGACCTCCTGCCCGTCACTGCCCAGTCTTGCCAGCATTCCTTCGTTGCCACTTCTCTGCTGGAGCGGGCGCTGGCAGAGCAGAGCGCCGTTCAGGAGTGGGAGACGGAGTGGAACAGCCAGGGCCTGGTATCTCACCTTTCCCCAGA g CAATACAGAGCGAGAAAAGGCCAGCGGCTGCAGAAACGGCTTCGAGAGCACTTCCTGCAGTACGGTCCGCACGGCGCAGGGGCACAGAGCTCGCTGCCCCCAGCCGCTGATTTCCCGCAGGTCCTTCAATGCGCCAGCACTGGAAAGGCAGCCACTGTCGCCAAGGGCTCCCGTTTCACACGCACCGATAAATTCACCTTCACGAAG GAGGCCGAGCACATGGTCCATCAGATGGCGGCAGTAGGCAATGCTTTATCGTCCTCGAGGGACTCCGAAGAGGTGAGGAGCCAATAA